A DNA window from Anaerocolumna sp. AGMB13020 contains the following coding sequences:
- a CDS encoding isoprenyl transferase: MDNKIPRHVAIILDGNGRWAKKRMMPRNYGHVQGSKTVENICEEAYNMGVEYLTVYAFSTENWKRPKEEVEALMKLLRSYLKNCQKTSSKNNMKVRVLGELSGLSEEIRKSIYELEEVSSKNTGLNFQVALNYGGRDEIVRAIKKLALDCKENKLEVSNIDAALFSEYLDTRGIPDPDLLIRTSGETRISNFLLWQLAYTEFYFTDTLWPDFNREELRKAIEYYSNRDRKYGGIKED; encoded by the coding sequence TTGGATAATAAAATACCAAGACATGTGGCAATTATATTAGATGGAAATGGTCGTTGGGCGAAGAAAAGAATGATGCCCAGAAATTACGGTCATGTACAGGGAAGTAAAACAGTTGAAAACATTTGCGAAGAAGCATATAATATGGGAGTGGAATATCTTACTGTATATGCTTTTTCGACAGAAAACTGGAAAAGACCAAAAGAAGAAGTTGAGGCCTTGATGAAACTCCTGCGCAGTTATCTGAAGAACTGCCAGAAGACCAGCAGCAAGAATAATATGAAGGTAAGGGTGCTGGGAGAATTAAGCGGCTTGTCGGAAGAAATCAGAAAGAGCATATATGAACTGGAAGAAGTCTCTTCAAAAAATACAGGATTAAATTTCCAGGTAGCCCTTAATTATGGCGGAAGAGATGAAATCGTAAGAGCAATTAAAAAACTGGCATTGGATTGCAAGGAGAATAAGCTTGAGGTATCAAATATTGATGCGGCTTTGTTTTCGGAGTATCTGGATACCAGAGGAATACCGGATCCCGATTTGTTAATACGAACCAGTGGTGAAACGAGGATATCCAATTTTCTTTTATGGCAGTTAGCCTATACGGAGTTTTATTTTACAGATACATTATGGCCGGATTTTAACCGGGAAGAGTTAAGAAAAGCTATCGAATATTATAGCAACAGAGATAGAAAATACGGTGGAATTAAGGAAGATTGA
- a CDS encoding phosphatidate cytidylyltransferase, whose protein sequence is MFWVRFRSSVILMVITLAVILLGGDALFAVVLAISIVGMTELYKTVNLQKSPIGFTGYGAAFLYFILIRFGLDEYQPFLFIGFLLALMLVYVFSYPKFRTEEITIAFFGLFYVAVMLSYIYQVRIAENGFYLVWLIFIGAWGSDTCAYCVGMLFGKHKGFMKLSPKKSIEGCIGGVLGAALLGALYALIIKNRLGNFENPWLTFALISGAASIISQLGDLAASAIKRNHDIKDYGTLIPGHGGILDRFDSIIFVAPIVYFLSVIV, encoded by the coding sequence ATGTTTTGGGTAAGATTTCGCAGTTCGGTCATACTAATGGTTATAACCCTGGCGGTAATCCTATTGGGAGGAGATGCATTATTTGCTGTGGTTCTAGCCATATCTATCGTCGGTATGACTGAGTTGTATAAAACAGTGAACCTTCAAAAGTCGCCCATAGGATTTACCGGTTATGGGGCGGCATTCTTGTATTTTATTTTGATACGTTTTGGTTTGGATGAATACCAACCCTTTTTGTTTATTGGCTTTTTATTGGCCTTGATGTTGGTATATGTATTTTCTTATCCAAAGTTCCGTACAGAAGAAATTACTATAGCATTCTTTGGATTATTCTATGTAGCCGTTATGCTAAGTTATATATACCAGGTACGAATTGCTGAGAACGGATTTTATCTGGTATGGCTTATATTTATTGGTGCATGGGGATCTGATACCTGCGCATATTGTGTGGGGATGTTATTTGGAAAACATAAAGGTTTTATGAAGTTAAGCCCTAAAAAGTCGATTGAGGGCTGCATTGGAGGTGTACTGGGAGCTGCATTACTGGGAGCCCTGTATGCATTAATCATAAAAAATCGTTTGGGGAATTTCGAAAATCCCTGGCTTACCTTTGCGTTAATCTCCGGTGCTGCAAGCATTATCTCACAATTAGGAGATTTGGCGGCTTCGGCAATTAAGAGAAACCATGATATCAAAGATTATGGAACACTAATACCAGGACATGGCGGGATTTTAGATCGTTTTGACAGTATTATTTTTGTGGCTCCCATAGTATATTTTCTCTCAGTAATAGTGTAG
- a CDS encoding 1-deoxy-D-xylulose-5-phosphate reductoisomerase, whose product MKYISILGSTGSVGTQTLEVVRENPDIKVVALAANSSITLLEEQIREFAPSLVAVYDEALAKELASRVKDTKVSILAGMDGLIACSTIAEAEIVVTALVGMIGITPTIEAIKAGKDIALANKETLVTAGHIIMPLAKSCNVHILPVDSEHSAIFQALNGEGNNAVERIILTASGGPFRGKKKEDLKNIQVEDALKHPNWTMGRKITIDSSTMVNKGLEVIEARWLFDVELEKIQVVIQPQSIIHSAVEFMDGSIIAQMGMPDMKLPIQYALFYPFRRQLKGERLDLFKLGRLDFYEPDYETFEGLKLAYKAAKTGGSMPTVYNAANEFAVARFLNREIAYMDITDFIREAMEAHRFRENPDVNEILSTEAETYEFLKHRMHK is encoded by the coding sequence ATGAAGTATATATCCATTCTGGGGTCAACAGGGTCAGTCGGAACACAAACACTGGAGGTGGTTCGAGAGAATCCAGATATAAAGGTAGTTGCCCTGGCAGCTAACAGCAGCATTACCTTGCTGGAGGAACAGATCAGAGAATTTGCCCCTTCCCTAGTGGCGGTGTATGACGAAGCCTTAGCGAAGGAGCTGGCAAGCCGAGTGAAGGATACGAAGGTGTCCATTCTTGCGGGTATGGATGGACTGATAGCATGCAGTACAATAGCAGAAGCTGAAATTGTTGTAACAGCTTTGGTGGGTATGATTGGAATAACTCCCACCATCGAAGCCATTAAGGCTGGAAAGGATATTGCCCTTGCCAATAAGGAGACACTTGTTACGGCTGGCCATATCATAATGCCTTTGGCAAAAAGTTGTAATGTACATATCCTACCTGTTGACAGTGAACATTCTGCCATATTCCAGGCCTTAAACGGTGAAGGAAATAATGCAGTTGAACGTATTATCCTGACTGCCTCCGGCGGACCTTTTCGAGGAAAAAAGAAAGAAGACTTAAAAAATATCCAGGTGGAAGATGCTTTGAAGCATCCTAACTGGACGATGGGCAGAAAGATTACCATTGATTCTTCAACTATGGTAAATAAAGGTCTTGAGGTAATAGAAGCAAGATGGTTATTTGATGTGGAATTGGAGAAAATACAAGTAGTTATACAACCACAGAGTATTATTCATTCCGCAGTTGAATTTATGGACGGCAGTATAATTGCACAGATGGGAATGCCTGATATGAAACTGCCGATTCAATATGCTCTTTTTTATCCTTTTAGACGTCAGCTTAAAGGAGAACGGCTGGATTTGTTTAAACTGGGAAGACTTGATTTTTATGAGCCGGATTACGAAACCTTTGAGGGACTTAAACTGGCTTACAAGGCAGCCAAAACAGGGGGAAGCATGCCAACTGTATACAATGCGGCCAATGAATTTGCAGTTGCCAGATTTTTGAACAGAGAAATAGCTTATATGGATATAACAGATTTTATCAGAGAAGCTATGGAAGCTCATCGGTTCAGGGAAAATCCTGACGTTAATGAGATTCTGTCCACTGAAGCAGAGACTTATGAATTCCTGAAACACAGAATGCATAAATAG
- the rseP gene encoding RIP metalloprotease RseP, translated as MNIIIAIVVFSVLIVIHELGHFLLAKSNGIYVTEFSIGMGPRILSMVKTPKGYRLRGLLSPGDFAAANRELEATIYSIKILPIGGSCMMLGEDDTVEDERAFNKKGVWARISVILAGPIFNFILAFILALIIVGMQGYDPAKIAAVKTPAAEAGLQEGDVITKINGKNIDLSRELRMYLYVNPLSEAGVDITYQRDGEVHKTTVDPVFVKTYMLGFYYADGTKPMIRELMEGYPMEKAGFKAGDVITGINGVAVATRDELMAYLKENPLSDKAITVSFLRDGAENTVSVTPELSGQGYDLGLSLDSSIVKVSGLDVIKYSYIEVKYSIVSTIDSIGLLIRQKVSADELAGPVGIVGMIGDIVQGTKDSGFTAVFLSLASFSILLSANLGVMNLLPIPALDGGRLVFLLIEVFRGKPIDQTKEGIVHMIGFIALMILMVFVVFNDLSRIF; from the coding sequence ATGAACATAATTATAGCAATAGTAGTATTCAGTGTCTTGATTGTTATCCATGAGCTCGGACATTTTTTGCTGGCAAAATCTAATGGTATTTATGTTACAGAATTTTCAATCGGTATGGGACCAAGAATTCTGTCAATGGTTAAGACACCAAAAGGTTACCGATTGAGAGGGCTTCTGTCACCTGGTGATTTTGCCGCAGCCAACAGGGAGCTGGAAGCAACAATCTATTCCATAAAGATTCTTCCTATCGGTGGATCTTGTATGATGCTTGGAGAAGACGATACCGTAGAGGATGAGAGAGCTTTTAATAAGAAAGGTGTTTGGGCAAGAATATCCGTTATTCTGGCTGGACCTATCTTCAATTTTATTTTAGCTTTTATCCTTGCTTTGATTATTGTGGGGATGCAGGGATATGACCCTGCCAAAATTGCAGCTGTTAAAACACCTGCAGCAGAAGCCGGATTGCAGGAAGGTGATGTAATCACTAAGATCAATGGCAAGAATATAGACCTGTCAAGAGAGCTTAGGATGTATCTGTATGTGAATCCTCTTAGTGAAGCAGGAGTCGACATAACCTATCAAAGAGACGGAGAGGTTCATAAAACTACGGTGGACCCTGTTTTTGTAAAGACCTATATGCTGGGATTTTATTATGCAGACGGTACCAAACCCATGATAAGAGAACTGATGGAAGGCTATCCAATGGAGAAGGCTGGATTTAAAGCAGGGGATGTCATCACTGGTATTAATGGAGTAGCTGTTGCTACAAGAGATGAATTAATGGCATACCTGAAAGAAAATCCTCTATCAGATAAAGCAATTACCGTTTCGTTTTTACGAGATGGTGCTGAGAATACCGTTTCAGTTACTCCGGAGCTCTCAGGACAGGGATATGACCTTGGCCTTTCTTTAGATAGCAGCATAGTTAAGGTTAGTGGTCTGGATGTTATCAAATACAGTTATATAGAAGTGAAGTATTCGATTGTCAGTACCATTGATAGCATTGGTTTGCTGATCAGGCAAAAAGTATCGGCTGATGAGCTGGCAGGTCCCGTTGGCATTGTTGGTATGATAGGTGACATCGTACAAGGTACAAAAGACAGCGGTTTCACAGCAGTCTTTTTAAGTCTGGCAAGTTTTAGTATTCTTCTTAGCGCTAACCTAGGTGTTATGAATCTTCTGCCTATTCCGGCCCTGGATGGTGGCAGACTGGTATTCCTGCTGATTGAAGTATTCAGAGGAAAACCGATAGACCAGACCAAAGAAGGAATCGTGCATATGATTGGTTTCATAGCTTTGATGATTCTTATGGTATTTGTAGTATTTAATGATTTAAGCCGTATATTCTAA
- the ispG gene encoding flavodoxin-dependent (E)-4-hydroxy-3-methylbut-2-enyl-diphosphate synthase, which translates to MRKETKVIRIGNKAIGGGNPILIQSMTNTKTEDIAATIEQINKLEAAGCDIIRCAVPTLEAAEAIKEIKKSIHIPLVADIHFDYRLAIAAIENGADKVRINPGNIGGTEKLKAVVDAAKLKNIPIRVGVNSGSLEKELVEKYGGVTPEGLVESALDKVHAIEAMGYDNLVISIKSSDVLMCIKAHELIADKSSYPLHVGITESGTLLSGNIKSAVGLGVMLYEGIGDTIRVSLTGDPVEEVKSAKLILKALGLRKGGVELVSCPTCGRTQIDLIGLAGQVEAMIQEFDLDIKVAVMGCAVNGPGEAKEADIGIAGGRGEGILIKKGKVIKKVPEDKLLETLREELLAMKAAL; encoded by the coding sequence ATGAGAAAAGAGACAAAAGTTATAAGGATTGGCAATAAAGCCATTGGCGGAGGCAATCCGATTCTTATTCAGTCTATGACAAATACAAAAACAGAAGATATTGCAGCTACCATAGAACAGATAAATAAGCTGGAGGCTGCAGGCTGTGATATCATACGTTGTGCGGTACCTACCCTGGAGGCAGCAGAAGCGATAAAAGAAATCAAGAAAAGTATACATATCCCACTGGTTGCGGATATTCATTTTGATTACCGTCTTGCTATTGCCGCAATAGAAAACGGTGCGGATAAGGTAAGAATAAATCCAGGCAACATAGGTGGCACTGAGAAACTAAAAGCAGTGGTGGATGCTGCAAAGCTTAAGAATATTCCAATCAGAGTAGGAGTAAACAGCGGTTCTCTGGAAAAAGAGCTGGTAGAGAAATATGGTGGGGTAACGCCGGAGGGACTGGTGGAGAGCGCACTTGATAAGGTACATGCCATTGAAGCCATGGGTTATGATAATCTGGTAATCAGTATTAAATCTTCGGATGTCTTAATGTGTATCAAAGCGCATGAATTGATTGCAGATAAGAGCAGCTATCCTCTGCATGTTGGTATTACAGAATCCGGAACCTTGTTATCGGGAAATATCAAATCAGCGGTGGGACTTGGTGTAATGTTATATGAAGGTATCGGTGATACCATCAGGGTATCTTTGACCGGTGACCCTGTTGAAGAAGTAAAATCAGCGAAACTGATACTGAAAGCCCTTGGTCTTAGAAAAGGCGGTGTAGAATTGGTATCCTGCCCTACCTGTGGAAGAACCCAGATCGATCTGATAGGTCTTGCAGGACAAGTAGAAGCAATGATACAGGAATTCGACCTGGATATAAAAGTTGCAGTTATGGGGTGCGCTGTAAATGGACCCGGTGAGGCGAAAGAAGCAGATATTGGAATTGCAGGAGGCCGGGGGGAAGGAATTCTGATTAAAAAAGGTAAGGTAATAAAAAAAGTTCCTGAAGATAAGCTGTTAGAGACCTTACGGGAAGAGTTACTGGCCATGAAAGCAGCTTTATAA
- a CDS encoding PolC-type DNA polymerase III produces MGMLFFEVFDQLHDIPQEYTNLFKEVTVEKVCVSKSRSEIKIYLDSSRLIQRREIKRMEQLVKQRLFASTPDAVCFQENYQLSAQYTPKNLFDAYKESIYSEFRERSILEYNIFELSEINFEDNKIIFTCEDNFLIRKVAPDFQKHLTCIYEKFNLKVAVVFDYYEPAVKEKQQAYEFVKVAGVSVKDSQDDDNEASSNHGNNSDGQAMEPSNDKAVKAVKEESKGEKSKSGGFHFGEKEKPKYTPKKVINDPDIIFGRGFEGEAIPIADIQDEIGEVVIRGQILNTEVRELRNEKTLFIFTITDFTDSISAKLFLKTEEAAEVTSVIKKGKFFKLKGMALLDKYDREVSLSSIVGIKTIPSFTVKRMDTSTEKRVELHAHTMMSDMDAVVDAKELVKRAFEWGHKAIAITDHGVVQSFPEANHALSKWDYPESEWDRLKQFKVIYGVEAYLVDDLKEIVVHPRGQTLSDTYVVFDIETTGFGPVKDKIIEIGAVKVKDGSVIDKFSTFINPEIPIPQRIEELTGINDDMVIGYPTIDAILPEFLAFCEGTVLVAHNASFDVSFIHKKAEALGIETDFTVIDTVGMARMLLPNLNNYKLNTVAKTLSISLENHHRAVDDAGATAEIFMKFLPMLKEKGVTVLDEINPLGKLTPDAIKKLPTYHAIILAQSDVGRVNLYKLISLSHIDYYQKRPRIPKSLFMENREGLIIGSACEAGELYQAILREQPQEEINKLAEFYDYLEIQPLGNNEFMIESEKININSMEEIMDINRRIVRLGEEFNKPVVATCDVHFMDPEDEIYRRILLYGKGMKDADNQAPLFFRTTEEMLEEFAYLGREKAYEVVVTNTNLVADRIEKISPVRPDKCPPVIEDSDKTLRDICYNKAHSMYGPNLPRQVEERLEHELRSIITNGFAVMYIIAQKLVWKSNEDGYLVGSRGSVGSSFVATMSGITEVNPLAAHYYCSHCFYSDFESEEVRAYAGSSGCDMPDKACPVCGNPLSKDGHDIPFETFLGFNGDKEPDIDLNFSGEYQSKAHDYTEVIFGEGHTFRAGTIGTLADKTAYGFVLKYYEEHNQHRRKAEIERIVGGCVGVRRTTGQHPGGIIVLPHGEEIYSFTPVQRPANDMTTKTITTHFDYHSIDHNLLKLDILGHDDPTMIRMLEDLTGVDAKGIRLDEEKVLSLFDNLSALGIKPEDLGGCDLGCLGVPEFGTDFVMQMLRDTKPKNFSDLVRISGLSHGTDVWLNNAQTLITEGKCTLGSAICTRDDIMTYLINTGVDSGHSFKIMESVRKGKGLTAEMEEEMLAAGVPDWYIWSCKRIKYMFPKAHAAAYVMMAFRIAYFKVYYPLAYYAAYFSIRASAFNYELMCLGRERLERHMADYKRRGNELSKKEQDTYKDMKIVQEMYARGFQFVPIDIYSAKAHHFQIVDNKLMPSLSTIDGLGDKAADAVVEAAKNGKFLSRDDFRSRCKVSTTVVDLMNDLGLFGDLPESNQISLMDFLQ; encoded by the coding sequence ATGGGAATGCTTTTTTTTGAAGTATTCGATCAACTTCATGATATCCCGCAGGAGTACACGAACCTTTTCAAAGAGGTTACCGTCGAAAAAGTCTGCGTTTCCAAATCAAGGTCTGAAATAAAAATATATTTGGACAGCAGCAGACTGATCCAGCGAAGAGAGATAAAGCGAATGGAGCAGCTGGTGAAGCAAAGATTGTTTGCTTCAACACCGGACGCTGTCTGTTTTCAGGAGAATTACCAGCTGTCGGCACAATATACTCCCAAGAATCTCTTTGACGCATACAAAGAGAGCATATATTCGGAGTTCAGGGAGCGAAGTATCCTGGAATACAATATCTTTGAATTGTCTGAGATTAATTTTGAAGACAATAAGATAATTTTTACTTGTGAGGATAATTTTCTGATAAGGAAAGTAGCTCCTGATTTTCAAAAGCATTTAACCTGTATTTATGAGAAATTCAATCTGAAGGTAGCAGTCGTATTTGATTATTATGAACCGGCAGTCAAAGAAAAACAACAAGCCTACGAATTTGTTAAGGTAGCAGGCGTTTCGGTAAAGGATAGCCAGGATGATGATAATGAAGCAAGTAGCAATCATGGAAATAACAGTGACGGTCAGGCGATGGAGCCGTCAAATGATAAAGCTGTTAAAGCCGTAAAAGAAGAAAGCAAAGGCGAAAAGAGTAAGAGCGGCGGCTTTCATTTCGGAGAGAAAGAGAAGCCTAAATATACTCCCAAAAAGGTTATCAATGATCCTGATATTATCTTTGGAAGAGGTTTTGAAGGCGAGGCAATTCCTATTGCTGACATCCAGGATGAAATTGGTGAGGTAGTAATCAGAGGTCAGATTTTAAATACAGAAGTAAGAGAGCTTCGAAATGAAAAGACACTATTTATATTTACGATTACAGATTTTACGGATTCCATCTCTGCTAAATTATTCTTAAAAACAGAAGAAGCTGCAGAAGTTACCAGTGTTATTAAAAAAGGAAAATTCTTCAAGTTAAAGGGTATGGCTTTGCTGGATAAATACGACAGAGAGGTATCCTTAAGTTCCATCGTAGGTATCAAAACAATTCCTTCCTTTACGGTAAAACGAATGGATACCAGTACGGAAAAACGTGTTGAACTTCATGCCCATACAATGATGAGCGATATGGATGCTGTTGTGGATGCCAAAGAATTAGTAAAAAGGGCATTTGAATGGGGACATAAAGCTATTGCAATTACAGATCACGGTGTGGTTCAGTCTTTTCCAGAAGCCAATCATGCTCTTAGCAAGTGGGATTATCCGGAATCTGAATGGGACAGATTAAAGCAATTTAAAGTAATTTATGGTGTTGAAGCCTATCTGGTAGATGATTTGAAAGAAATCGTCGTTCATCCAAGAGGGCAGACATTATCCGATACATATGTGGTGTTTGATATTGAAACCACTGGTTTCGGACCGGTCAAAGACAAGATTATTGAAATTGGTGCTGTCAAAGTAAAAGATGGTTCCGTTATTGATAAATTCAGCACTTTCATAAATCCGGAAATCCCTATTCCACAGAGAATAGAGGAATTAACAGGAATAAATGACGACATGGTTATCGGGTATCCGACAATAGATGCAATCTTGCCGGAGTTTCTTGCCTTCTGTGAAGGAACGGTTCTCGTAGCCCATAACGCTTCCTTTGATGTGAGTTTTATTCATAAAAAAGCGGAAGCACTTGGAATTGAAACAGATTTTACTGTAATTGATACGGTGGGAATGGCCAGGATGCTGTTGCCTAATCTGAATAATTATAAATTGAATACAGTTGCCAAAACCTTGAGCATTTCACTGGAAAATCATCATAGAGCAGTTGATGATGCAGGAGCAACAGCTGAGATATTCATGAAATTTCTTCCGATGTTAAAAGAAAAAGGTGTTACGGTCTTGGATGAAATTAACCCCTTAGGCAAGCTTACGCCGGATGCTATCAAAAAATTGCCGACCTACCATGCAATTATCCTGGCCCAGAGTGATGTGGGAAGAGTGAATCTATATAAACTTATTTCCTTATCACATATAGATTACTATCAGAAGAGACCGCGTATTCCCAAGAGCTTATTTATGGAGAACAGGGAAGGGCTGATTATTGGCTCTGCCTGTGAAGCCGGTGAGTTATACCAGGCGATACTAAGAGAGCAGCCCCAGGAAGAAATAAATAAGCTGGCAGAGTTTTATGACTATCTGGAAATCCAGCCCTTGGGCAACAATGAATTTATGATTGAGAGTGAGAAAATCAACATAAATTCCATGGAAGAGATCATGGATATAAATCGCCGAATCGTCAGACTGGGTGAAGAGTTCAATAAACCGGTGGTGGCTACCTGCGATGTGCATTTCATGGATCCGGAGGATGAAATCTACAGAAGAATTCTGTTATATGGAAAAGGAATGAAAGACGCGGATAACCAGGCGCCCTTGTTCTTTCGCACTACAGAGGAAATGCTTGAGGAATTCGCTTATCTGGGAAGAGAGAAAGCATATGAAGTGGTCGTAACCAATACCAATCTGGTTGCAGACAGAATTGAGAAGATATCTCCGGTGCGTCCGGATAAATGTCCTCCGGTAATTGAGGATTCCGATAAAACACTTAGAGATATCTGTTATAACAAAGCACATTCCATGTATGGTCCCAATCTGCCAAGACAGGTGGAAGAAAGACTGGAGCATGAACTTCGCTCTATTATAACCAACGGTTTTGCCGTTATGTATATCATAGCACAGAAACTGGTATGGAAATCCAATGAAGATGGTTATCTGGTAGGTTCCAGAGGTTCGGTAGGCTCCTCCTTTGTTGCCACCATGTCCGGTATTACGGAAGTAAATCCTTTGGCAGCACATTATTATTGCAGTCACTGTTTTTATTCTGATTTCGAGTCCGAGGAAGTAAGAGCCTACGCAGGCAGCAGTGGCTGTGATATGCCGGATAAAGCCTGCCCTGTATGCGGAAATCCGCTAAGCAAGGACGGACATGATATCCCCTTTGAGACCTTCCTTGGGTTTAACGGCGATAAGGAACCGGATATCGATCTTAACTTCTCTGGAGAATATCAGAGTAAAGCCCATGATTATACAGAGGTCATCTTTGGTGAAGGTCATACTTTCAGAGCAGGGACGATTGGTACACTGGCAGATAAGACTGCCTATGGTTTTGTACTTAAATATTATGAAGAGCATAATCAGCATAGAAGAAAAGCAGAAATTGAACGCATAGTTGGCGGCTGTGTAGGTGTAAGACGAACCACCGGACAGCATCCCGGAGGAATTATCGTACTTCCCCATGGGGAAGAGATCTACTCCTTTACCCCGGTACAGCGTCCTGCAAACGATATGACTACGAAAACCATAACCACTCATTTTGATTACCATTCCATTGATCATAACCTGTTAAAGCTTGATATTCTGGGGCACGACGATCCGACCATGATTCGTATGTTAGAAGATCTTACGGGAGTGGATGCGAAAGGGATAAGGCTGGACGAGGAGAAAGTACTTTCTCTGTTTGACAACCTGAGTGCCCTGGGGATCAAGCCGGAGGATTTAGGAGGCTGTGATCTAGGATGTCTGGGCGTTCCGGAATTTGGTACAGATTTCGTTATGCAGATGCTTCGTGATACAAAACCGAAGAATTTCTCAGATCTGGTGCGTATCTCCGGATTATCCCATGGGACGGATGTATGGCTTAACAATGCTCAGACCCTTATTACAGAAGGAAAATGTACCCTTGGTTCTGCAATTTGTACCCGTGATGATATTATGACTTATTTAATCAATACGGGTGTGGACAGTGGTCATTCCTTTAAAATAATGGAGAGTGTACGTAAGGGTAAGGGACTGACAGCAGAAATGGAAGAGGAGATGCTTGCAGCCGGAGTTCCTGATTGGTATATCTGGTCCTGTAAAAGGATTAAATATATGTTCCCCAAGGCTCATGCGGCAGCTTACGTTATGATGGCCTTCCGTATTGCATATTTTAAGGTATATTATCCTTTGGCTTATTATGCAGCTTATTTCTCAATACGTGCCTCGGCTTTTAACTATGAATTGATGTGCCTTGGCAGAGAACGCCTGGAACGTCATATGGCAGATTATAAGCGAAGAGGAAATGAGCTGAGCAAGAAAGAGCAGGATACCTATAAGGATATGAAGATTGTTCAGGAAATGTATGCAAGAGGATTTCAGTTCGTTCCAATTGATATCTATTCGGCAAAAGCTCATCATTTTCAGATTGTAGACAACAAACTGATGCCTTCCTTAAGTACCATTGACGGTTTGGGAGATAAGGCAGCTGATGCGGTAGTAGAAGCAGCTAAAAATGGTAAATTCCTCTCCCGGGATGATTTTAGAAGCCGTTGTAAGGTAAGTACCACAGTAGTGGATTTAATGAATGATTTGGGGCTGTTTGGAGATCTTCCGGAGAGTAATCAGATATCCTTAATGGATTTCCTTCAATAA